The following coding sequences are from one Primulina eburnea isolate SZY01 chromosome 15, ASM2296580v1, whole genome shotgun sequence window:
- the LOC140814592 gene encoding CMP-sialic acid transporter 1-like isoform X2 has product MQWYVVASILTILTSSQLIVSSVLLWRECQSSPPPKMTTEWRTIRLYPIPSIIYLIHNNVQFATLTYVDASTYQIMGNLKIVTTGILFRLFLKRKLSNLQWMAIGLLAIGTTTSQVKGCGEASCDSLFSSPVQGYILGLLSACLSALAGVYTEFLMKKNNDSLYWQNIQLYTFGAIFNMARLVLDDFRSGFEKGPWWQRLFNGYDITTWLVVLNLGSTGLLVSWLMKYADNIVKVYSTSMAMLLTMVLSVFLFNFKPTVQLYLGIMICMVSLHMYFAPPSMLVDFPFTTKPQPQNLLEVSVDRSTDS; this is encoded by the exons ATGCAGTGGTACGTCGTCGCTTCGATTCTTACGATTCTTACAAGTTCTCAG CTTATTGTATCTAGTGTACTACTGTGGAGGGAATGCCAGAGTTCACCTCCTCCTAAAATGACCACAGAATGGAGGACTATTCGATTATATCCCATCCCATCAATTATATACCTGATTCACAATAATGTTCAGTTTGCTACATTGACTTATGTTGATGCCTCCACATATCAAATAATGGGCAATTTAAAGATCGTGACTACCGGAATTCTATTCAG GCTGTTTTTGAAGAGGAAGCTTTCTAATTTGCAGTGGATGGCAATTGGCCTATTGGCTATCGGAACGACCACAAGTCAG GTAAAAGGCTGTGGAGAAGCTTCTTGTGACTCGCTCTTTTCGTCACCGGTTCAGGGCTATATCTTGGGCCTATTATCTGCTTGCCTTTCAGCATTGGCTGGTGTCTATACGGAATTTTTGATGAAGAAGAACAACGATAGCTTGTACTGGCAAAACATTCAGCTATATAC TTTTGGTGCAATATTCAACATGGCAAGGCTCGTCTTGGATGATTTCAGAAGTGGATTTGAGAAAGGACCTTGGTGGCAACGCCTTTTCAATGGATACGACATCACAACTTGGTTGGTGGTTTTAAATCTGGGTTCTACTGGGCTGTTGGTTTCGTGGTTAATGAAGTATGCTGACAATATTGTGAAG GTGTACTCTACATCCATGGCCATGTTGCTAACTATGGTACTATCTGTGTTCCTTTTCAACTTCAAGCCAACAGTTCAG CTCTATCTGGGAATTATGATCTGCATGGTGTCATTGCACATGTATTTCGCTCCTCCGAGCATGCTTGTTGATTTTCCTTTCACAACAAAACCACAACCTCAAAATCTACTCGAAGTTTCTGTTGATCGTTCTACGGATTCCTGA
- the LOC140814592 gene encoding CMP-sialic acid transporter 1-like isoform X1: protein MQWYVVASILTILTSSQGILTTLSQSNRGYKYDYATVPFLAEVFKLIVSSVLLWRECQSSPPPKMTTEWRTIRLYPIPSIIYLIHNNVQFATLTYVDASTYQIMGNLKIVTTGILFRLFLKRKLSNLQWMAIGLLAIGTTTSQVKGCGEASCDSLFSSPVQGYILGLLSACLSALAGVYTEFLMKKNNDSLYWQNIQLYTFGAIFNMARLVLDDFRSGFEKGPWWQRLFNGYDITTWLVVLNLGSTGLLVSWLMKYADNIVKVYSTSMAMLLTMVLSVFLFNFKPTVQLYLGIMICMVSLHMYFAPPSMLVDFPFTTKPQPQNLLEVSVDRSTDS from the exons ATGCAGTGGTACGTCGTCGCTTCGATTCTTACGATTCTTACAAGTTCTCAG GGAATTTTGACGACATTATCACAGAGTAATAGGggatataaatatgattatgcCACTGTGCCATTTCTTGCTGAAGTTTTCAAG CTTATTGTATCTAGTGTACTACTGTGGAGGGAATGCCAGAGTTCACCTCCTCCTAAAATGACCACAGAATGGAGGACTATTCGATTATATCCCATCCCATCAATTATATACCTGATTCACAATAATGTTCAGTTTGCTACATTGACTTATGTTGATGCCTCCACATATCAAATAATGGGCAATTTAAAGATCGTGACTACCGGAATTCTATTCAG GCTGTTTTTGAAGAGGAAGCTTTCTAATTTGCAGTGGATGGCAATTGGCCTATTGGCTATCGGAACGACCACAAGTCAG GTAAAAGGCTGTGGAGAAGCTTCTTGTGACTCGCTCTTTTCGTCACCGGTTCAGGGCTATATCTTGGGCCTATTATCTGCTTGCCTTTCAGCATTGGCTGGTGTCTATACGGAATTTTTGATGAAGAAGAACAACGATAGCTTGTACTGGCAAAACATTCAGCTATATAC TTTTGGTGCAATATTCAACATGGCAAGGCTCGTCTTGGATGATTTCAGAAGTGGATTTGAGAAAGGACCTTGGTGGCAACGCCTTTTCAATGGATACGACATCACAACTTGGTTGGTGGTTTTAAATCTGGGTTCTACTGGGCTGTTGGTTTCGTGGTTAATGAAGTATGCTGACAATATTGTGAAG GTGTACTCTACATCCATGGCCATGTTGCTAACTATGGTACTATCTGTGTTCCTTTTCAACTTCAAGCCAACAGTTCAG CTCTATCTGGGAATTATGATCTGCATGGTGTCATTGCACATGTATTTCGCTCCTCCGAGCATGCTTGTTGATTTTCCTTTCACAACAAAACCACAACCTCAAAATCTACTCGAAGTTTCTGTTGATCGTTCTACGGATTCCTGA
- the LOC140814592 gene encoding CMP-sialic acid transporter 1-like isoform X3, translating to MTTEWRTIRLYPIPSIIYLIHNNVQFATLTYVDASTYQIMGNLKIVTTGILFRLFLKRKLSNLQWMAIGLLAIGTTTSQVKGCGEASCDSLFSSPVQGYILGLLSACLSALAGVYTEFLMKKNNDSLYWQNIQLYTFGAIFNMARLVLDDFRSGFEKGPWWQRLFNGYDITTWLVVLNLGSTGLLVSWLMKYADNIVKVYSTSMAMLLTMVLSVFLFNFKPTVQLYLGIMICMVSLHMYFAPPSMLVDFPFTTKPQPQNLLEVSVDRSTDS from the exons ATGACCACAGAATGGAGGACTATTCGATTATATCCCATCCCATCAATTATATACCTGATTCACAATAATGTTCAGTTTGCTACATTGACTTATGTTGATGCCTCCACATATCAAATAATGGGCAATTTAAAGATCGTGACTACCGGAATTCTATTCAG GCTGTTTTTGAAGAGGAAGCTTTCTAATTTGCAGTGGATGGCAATTGGCCTATTGGCTATCGGAACGACCACAAGTCAG GTAAAAGGCTGTGGAGAAGCTTCTTGTGACTCGCTCTTTTCGTCACCGGTTCAGGGCTATATCTTGGGCCTATTATCTGCTTGCCTTTCAGCATTGGCTGGTGTCTATACGGAATTTTTGATGAAGAAGAACAACGATAGCTTGTACTGGCAAAACATTCAGCTATATAC TTTTGGTGCAATATTCAACATGGCAAGGCTCGTCTTGGATGATTTCAGAAGTGGATTTGAGAAAGGACCTTGGTGGCAACGCCTTTTCAATGGATACGACATCACAACTTGGTTGGTGGTTTTAAATCTGGGTTCTACTGGGCTGTTGGTTTCGTGGTTAATGAAGTATGCTGACAATATTGTGAAG GTGTACTCTACATCCATGGCCATGTTGCTAACTATGGTACTATCTGTGTTCCTTTTCAACTTCAAGCCAACAGTTCAG CTCTATCTGGGAATTATGATCTGCATGGTGTCATTGCACATGTATTTCGCTCCTCCGAGCATGCTTGTTGATTTTCCTTTCACAACAAAACCACAACCTCAAAATCTACTCGAAGTTTCTGTTGATCGTTCTACGGATTCCTGA
- the LOC140814932 gene encoding uncharacterized protein yields the protein MELVYLLISVVTTTFTSLILSLLLPFRYLLHRPRVAAESVILYQGTVWHERRRPVHHSFSYPVRYALFDLDGASHASPNHLSADEARRVANTNGPVFLLTIPPSVGYEQNPLSLYYCYDFEASKKTLRKCIAEVTNTPWGERVSFLFNPSSDLVAKALHVSPFMDMLGNWSMKTNEPGDNLHVVISVQHPKLGNYFTASLTAKRVTPSMSGDHTWFFWMMPHKVALWIYWHALKLWWKNVPLIQHPRYPNPAYKEEVLLRDETIRCCQAFGGDQASNVLEPGQTFDQVSITENIRCCTWTDASWPWC from the exons ATGGAGCTGGTGTACCTGCTGATTTCCGTAGTCACCACCACTTTCACATCTCTTATCCTTTCACTGCTCCTCCCCTTCCGCTATCTTCTCCACCGCCCACGTGTCGCCGCAGAATCGGTCATCCTCTACCAAGGCACTGTCTGGCACGAGCGCCGTCGCCCTGTCCACCACTCTTTCAGCTACCCGGTTCGCTATGCTCTCTTTGACCTCGACGGTGCCTCCCACGCGTCTCCCAACCATCTTTCTGCTGATGAGGCCCGCCGTGTCGCAAACACCAACGGGCCAGT TTTTCTGTTGACAATACCTCCTAGCGTGGGATATGAACAAAACCCGTTGAGCTTGTACTATTGTTACGATTTCGAAGCCTCGAAGAAGACTCTGAGGAAATGCATTGCTGAG GTTACTAATACACCATGGGGTGAAAGAGTATCATTTTTGTTCAATCCGAGCTCGGATTTAGTGGCAAAAGCTCTTCATGTCAGCCCTTTTATG GACATGCTTGGGAACTGGAGCATGAAAACAAATGAACCTGGGGACAATTTGCATGTAGTAATCTCAGTACAACACCCCAAGCTCGGCAACTACTTCACTGCTTCGTTGACCGCCAAGAGAGTGACCCCCTCTATGTCTGGGGATCATACATGGTTTTTCTGGATGATGCCCCATAAAGTTGCATTATGGATATATTGGCAT GCTCTTAAACTTTGGTGGAAAAATGTTCCCTTGATTCAACATCCAAGGTATCCAAATCCGGCATACAAGGAAGAAGTATTGTTGCGGGATGAAACTATACGGTGTTGTCAGGCGTTTGGAGGTGACCAAGCAAGCAATGTTCTAGAACCGGGACAAACATTTGATCAAGTGTCTATAACAGAGAACATCCGCTGCTGCACTTGGACAGATGCTTCTTGGCCATGGTGCTGA
- the LOC140814607 gene encoding pathogenesis-related genes transcriptional activator PTI6-like, with protein sequence MHWRMDPKDSKPVKFSVHEAITTVWQCKNACRGGGFSSKTPRLVRISVTDCDATDSSGDECEMGSLRRVRKHVSEVRIETRNRVSKRTAQERTLADAGRKKKKPVAEQRVVGAAGKKFRGARQRPWGKWAAEIRDSTRRTRVWLGTYDTAEEAALVYDRAAIQIRGPDALTNFIKPLDRVAPYTDPSVEVVLTSVSGDDSGKEESCENLCSPTSVLRFSHNNKAPVLYNIPLVRSEFKKTGETLFEPVSQYIVDDCLPLDQCFLKDYFDFWSPSPLIYDEITPLELDTDGAAIDLRGDFESLTLDVNEFFDDQFLVT encoded by the coding sequence ATGCATTGGAGAATGGATCCGAAAGACTCCAAACCGGTCAAGTTTTCGGTCCATGAGGCCATCACCACCGTGTGGCAGTGTAAAAATGCATGTAGAGGAGGTGGTTTCAGCTCAAAAACGCCGCGTTTGGTGAGGATTTCTGTCACTGATTGTGATGCTACTGATTCTTCAGGTGACGAATGTGAAATGGGGAGTTTGCGGCGAGTGAGGAAGCATGTGAGTGAGGTTAGAATTGAGACAAGGAATAGGGTCAGCAAGAGAACTGCTCAAGAAAGGACTCTTGCGGATGCAGGGAGGAAGAAAAAGAAGCCAGTGGCGGAGCAGAGGGTGGTGGGAGCGGCGGGGAAGAAGTTTCGTGGCGCCAGGCAGCGACCGTGGGGGAAATGGGCTGCAGAAATACGTGATTCAACGAGGAGGACGAGGGTTTGGCTGGGGACATACGACACGGCGGAGGAGGCGGCTCTGGTTTACGACAGGGCTGCGATCCAGATACGCGGTCCGGATGCTCTGACAAATTTCATAAAGCCACTGGATAGGGTGGCTCCGTATACGGATCCGTCTGTGGAGGTCGTTTTGACATCGGTCTCCGGCGATGATTCTGGCAAGGAAGAGTCTTGTGAGAATCTCTGTTCACCAACCTCTGTTTTAAGGTTTAGCCATAATAATAAAGCTCCGGTTCTGTATAATATCCCCTTGGTTCGGTCCGAGTTCAAAAAAACAGGAGAAACTTTATTCGAACCGGTCTCTCAATATATCGTCGATGACTGTTTGCCGTTGGATCAATGTTTtttgaaggattatttcgatTTTTGGTCTCCTTCGCCGCTAATTTACGACGAAATCACCCCGCTGGAGCTGGATACAGATGGGGCTGCGATTGACTTGAGGGGTGATTTTGAGTCTTTAACATTGGATGTTAATGAATTCTTTGATGACCAATTCTTGGTGACTTAA
- the LOC140814448 gene encoding ubiquitin-conjugating enzyme E2 28-like has protein sequence MASKRILKELKDLQKDPPTSCSAGPVGEDMFHWQATIMGPQDSPYAGGVFLVTIHFPPDYPFKPPKVAFRTKVFHPNINSNGSICLDILKEQWSPALTISKVLLSICSLLTDPNPDDPLVPEIAHMYKTDRAKYEQTARSWTQKYAMG, from the exons ATGGCTTCGAAGCGGATCTTGAAGGAGCTCAAGGATTTGCAGAAAGATCCCCCTACTTCTTGCAGCGCTG GACCTGTTGGTGAGGACATGTTTCACTGGCAAGCAACAATAATGGGACCACAAGATAGTCCCTATGCCGGCGGAGTGTTTTTAGTCACTATTCATTTTCCCCCTGATTACCCATTCAAACCTCCAAAG GTTGCATTCCGGACTAAAGTTTTTCATCCAAACATTAACAGCAATGGTAGCATTTGCCTTGACATCTTGAAGGAGCAGTGGAGCCCTGCCTTGACAATTTCCAAG GTACTGCTCTCAATATGTTCCCTTTTGACGGATCCAAACCCCGATGACCCTCTGGTGCCAGAAATTGCTCATATGTATAAGACAGACAGAGCCAAGTACGAGCAAACAGCAAGGAGCTGGACTCAGAAATATGCTATGGGTTAG
- the LOC140814729 gene encoding common plant regulatory factor 1-like isoform X2, producing MHQCIQGDRRHVLDDVVVCLGAPFFSSSASLLLLLLLSPKRLIHNLERENVQPGLAAVGIYDLAFQLFANRVRGLLVAPTMGNSEEEKPCKTEALSSPAVDQNSFHVYPDWAAMQAFYGPRLAVPPYHNSVAASHAPPPYMWGPPQSMIPPYGAPYAAFYAHGGVYAHPGVHIAGTTLSMETPVKPPGNSDGRFVKKLKEFDGLAMSIGEGNDISADDAADNEVTQSVETEGASDGSNLSNEVTTGSGKKRSRTGSPNSAGNGKGKRLGQDSDKVVKVMPPANISAKTSENMSTALVLKDPSDFDVKLSPTSVPQTSKPGEALLQNERELKRERRKQSNRESARRSRLRKQAEHEELTIKVQALTSENMNIKSEINKLINNSEKLKLENATLMEKLKDVQLGQTEEVTIHEIGDFRPKPDGTVNLLARVNNNSDEGEVYENSSPGAKLHELLDKSPRTDAVAAI from the exons ATGCATCAATGCATACAAGGCGACAGGCGACACGTGTTGGATGACGTGGTGGTGTGCCTTGGCGCTCCCTTTTTCTCCTCTTCAGcttctcttcttcttcttcttcttctttcccCCAAAAGGTTAATTCACAACTTAGAGAGAGAAAATGTGCAGCCCGGTTTAGCAGCCGTGGGAATTTATGATTTGGCTTTCCAGCTGTTTGCTAATCGAG TCCGCGGTCTGTTAGTAGCACCTACCATGGGAAACAGTGAAGAAGAGAAGCCTTGCAAGACTGAAGCATTATCATCACCTGCTGTG GACCAGAATAGCTTTCATGTCTATCCTGATTGGGCCGCTATGCAG GCTTTTTATGGCCCCCGACTTGCTGTACCACCATATCATAACTCTGTCGCTGCCTCTCATGCTCCTCCACCTTATATGTGGGGACCACCACAG TCGATGATACCTCCTTATGGGGCTCCATATGCTGCATTCTATGCTCATGGAGGCGTCTACGCACATCCTGGAGTCCATATA GCTGGAACTACTTTGAGCATGGAGACCCCAGTCAAACCTCCCGGAAATTCTGATGGGAGATTTGTGAAAaagttgaaagaatttgatggacTTGCAATGTCAATAGGCGAGGGAAATGACATCAGCGCTGACGATGCAGCGGACAATGAAGTCACACAAAG TGTGGAGACTGAAGGCGCCAGTGATGGAAGTAACTTAAGTAATGAAGTTACAACTGGG AGCGGCAAGAAAAGAAGTCGAACAGGATCTCCCAACAGCG CTGGAAATGGCAAGGGTAAAAGATTGGGTCAGGATTCTGATAAGGTGGTTAAGGTGATGCCTCCTGCTAATATATCTGCAAAAACATCAGAGAACATGAGTACTGCATTGGTGCTGAAAGATCCGTCAGATTTCGATGTAAAGTTAAGTCCAACCAGTGTTCCACAGACTTCGAAGCCAGGTGAAGCCTTGTTGCAG AATGAACGAGAGCTGAAACGGGAGAGGAGGAAACAATCCAATAGAGAATCAGCTAGAAGATCAAGACTAAGGAAACAG GCTGAGCACGAGGAACTAACAATTAAAGTTCAAGCGCTGACTTCTGAGAATATGAATATCAAATCGGAGATCAATAAATTAATCAACAACTCTGAGAAACTGAAGCTTGAAAACGCCACGTTAATG GAAAAATTAAAAGATGTTCAACTAGGGCAGACAGAGGAAGTAACAATACACGAGATTGGTGATTTTAGGCCAAAACCAGATGGCACGGTGAACCTACTTGCTAGAGTTAACAATAATTCTGACGAAGGTGAGGTGTATGAAAATAGTAGTCCTGGAGCTAagcttcatgagcttctcgataAAAGCCCCAGGACTGATGCCGTAGCCGCAATCTGA
- the LOC140814729 gene encoding common plant regulatory factor 1-like isoform X1, whose translation MHQCIQGDRRHVLDDVVVCLGAPFFSSSASLLLLLLLSPKRLIHNLERENVQPGLAAVGIYDLAFQLFANRVRGLLVAPTMGNSEEEKPCKTEALSSPAVDQNSFHVYPDWAAMQAFYGPRLAVPPYHNSVAASHAPPPYMWGPPQSMIPPYGAPYAAFYAHGGVYAHPGVHIAGTTLSMETPVKPPGNSDGRFVKKLKEFDGLAMSIGEGNDISADDAADNEVTQSVETEGASDGSNLSNEVTTGIGQSGKKRSRTGSPNSAGNGKGKRLGQDSDKVVKVMPPANISAKTSENMSTALVLKDPSDFDVKLSPTSVPQTSKPGEALLQNERELKRERRKQSNRESARRSRLRKQAEHEELTIKVQALTSENMNIKSEINKLINNSEKLKLENATLMEKLKDVQLGQTEEVTIHEIGDFRPKPDGTVNLLARVNNNSDEGEVYENSSPGAKLHELLDKSPRTDAVAAI comes from the exons ATGCATCAATGCATACAAGGCGACAGGCGACACGTGTTGGATGACGTGGTGGTGTGCCTTGGCGCTCCCTTTTTCTCCTCTTCAGcttctcttcttcttcttcttcttctttcccCCAAAAGGTTAATTCACAACTTAGAGAGAGAAAATGTGCAGCCCGGTTTAGCAGCCGTGGGAATTTATGATTTGGCTTTCCAGCTGTTTGCTAATCGAG TCCGCGGTCTGTTAGTAGCACCTACCATGGGAAACAGTGAAGAAGAGAAGCCTTGCAAGACTGAAGCATTATCATCACCTGCTGTG GACCAGAATAGCTTTCATGTCTATCCTGATTGGGCCGCTATGCAG GCTTTTTATGGCCCCCGACTTGCTGTACCACCATATCATAACTCTGTCGCTGCCTCTCATGCTCCTCCACCTTATATGTGGGGACCACCACAG TCGATGATACCTCCTTATGGGGCTCCATATGCTGCATTCTATGCTCATGGAGGCGTCTACGCACATCCTGGAGTCCATATA GCTGGAACTACTTTGAGCATGGAGACCCCAGTCAAACCTCCCGGAAATTCTGATGGGAGATTTGTGAAAaagttgaaagaatttgatggacTTGCAATGTCAATAGGCGAGGGAAATGACATCAGCGCTGACGATGCAGCGGACAATGAAGTCACACAAAG TGTGGAGACTGAAGGCGCCAGTGATGGAAGTAACTTAAGTAATGAAGTTACAACTGGG ATTGGTCAGAGCGGCAAGAAAAGAAGTCGAACAGGATCTCCCAACAGCG CTGGAAATGGCAAGGGTAAAAGATTGGGTCAGGATTCTGATAAGGTGGTTAAGGTGATGCCTCCTGCTAATATATCTGCAAAAACATCAGAGAACATGAGTACTGCATTGGTGCTGAAAGATCCGTCAGATTTCGATGTAAAGTTAAGTCCAACCAGTGTTCCACAGACTTCGAAGCCAGGTGAAGCCTTGTTGCAG AATGAACGAGAGCTGAAACGGGAGAGGAGGAAACAATCCAATAGAGAATCAGCTAGAAGATCAAGACTAAGGAAACAG GCTGAGCACGAGGAACTAACAATTAAAGTTCAAGCGCTGACTTCTGAGAATATGAATATCAAATCGGAGATCAATAAATTAATCAACAACTCTGAGAAACTGAAGCTTGAAAACGCCACGTTAATG GAAAAATTAAAAGATGTTCAACTAGGGCAGACAGAGGAAGTAACAATACACGAGATTGGTGATTTTAGGCCAAAACCAGATGGCACGGTGAACCTACTTGCTAGAGTTAACAATAATTCTGACGAAGGTGAGGTGTATGAAAATAGTAGTCCTGGAGCTAagcttcatgagcttctcgataAAAGCCCCAGGACTGATGCCGTAGCCGCAATCTGA
- the LOC140814729 gene encoding common plant regulatory factor 1-like isoform X3 yields MGNSEEEKPCKTEALSSPAVDQNSFHVYPDWAAMQAFYGPRLAVPPYHNSVAASHAPPPYMWGPPQSMIPPYGAPYAAFYAHGGVYAHPGVHIAGTTLSMETPVKPPGNSDGRFVKKLKEFDGLAMSIGEGNDISADDAADNEVTQSVETEGASDGSNLSNEVTTGIGQSGKKRSRTGSPNSAGNGKGKRLGQDSDKVVKVMPPANISAKTSENMSTALVLKDPSDFDVKLSPTSVPQTSKPGEALLQNERELKRERRKQSNRESARRSRLRKQAEHEELTIKVQALTSENMNIKSEINKLINNSEKLKLENATLMEKLKDVQLGQTEEVTIHEIGDFRPKPDGTVNLLARVNNNSDEGEVYENSSPGAKLHELLDKSPRTDAVAAI; encoded by the exons ATGGGAAACAGTGAAGAAGAGAAGCCTTGCAAGACTGAAGCATTATCATCACCTGCTGTG GACCAGAATAGCTTTCATGTCTATCCTGATTGGGCCGCTATGCAG GCTTTTTATGGCCCCCGACTTGCTGTACCACCATATCATAACTCTGTCGCTGCCTCTCATGCTCCTCCACCTTATATGTGGGGACCACCACAG TCGATGATACCTCCTTATGGGGCTCCATATGCTGCATTCTATGCTCATGGAGGCGTCTACGCACATCCTGGAGTCCATATA GCTGGAACTACTTTGAGCATGGAGACCCCAGTCAAACCTCCCGGAAATTCTGATGGGAGATTTGTGAAAaagttgaaagaatttgatggacTTGCAATGTCAATAGGCGAGGGAAATGACATCAGCGCTGACGATGCAGCGGACAATGAAGTCACACAAAG TGTGGAGACTGAAGGCGCCAGTGATGGAAGTAACTTAAGTAATGAAGTTACAACTGGG ATTGGTCAGAGCGGCAAGAAAAGAAGTCGAACAGGATCTCCCAACAGCG CTGGAAATGGCAAGGGTAAAAGATTGGGTCAGGATTCTGATAAGGTGGTTAAGGTGATGCCTCCTGCTAATATATCTGCAAAAACATCAGAGAACATGAGTACTGCATTGGTGCTGAAAGATCCGTCAGATTTCGATGTAAAGTTAAGTCCAACCAGTGTTCCACAGACTTCGAAGCCAGGTGAAGCCTTGTTGCAG AATGAACGAGAGCTGAAACGGGAGAGGAGGAAACAATCCAATAGAGAATCAGCTAGAAGATCAAGACTAAGGAAACAG GCTGAGCACGAGGAACTAACAATTAAAGTTCAAGCGCTGACTTCTGAGAATATGAATATCAAATCGGAGATCAATAAATTAATCAACAACTCTGAGAAACTGAAGCTTGAAAACGCCACGTTAATG GAAAAATTAAAAGATGTTCAACTAGGGCAGACAGAGGAAGTAACAATACACGAGATTGGTGATTTTAGGCCAAAACCAGATGGCACGGTGAACCTACTTGCTAGAGTTAACAATAATTCTGACGAAGGTGAGGTGTATGAAAATAGTAGTCCTGGAGCTAagcttcatgagcttctcgataAAAGCCCCAGGACTGATGCCGTAGCCGCAATCTGA
- the LOC140815044 gene encoding protein CURVATURE THYLAKOID 1A, chloroplastic-like, protein MAAAASNSLAVAATVFMQRFPATNRAAVFSPLPVRPSLCSATFKQLKEKGRSSQLIVKASSSEESSLDVNELFTDLKEKWDGLENKSTVLLYGGGAIVGVWLASIVVSAVNSVPLLPKIMELVGLGYTGWFVYRYLLFKSSRKELVTDIEELKKKVSGAE, encoded by the exons ATGGCAGCGGCAGCTTCGAATTCTTTGGCGGTGGCGGCCACCGTCTTCATGCAACGCTTCCCGGCCACCAACAGGGCCGCCGTCTTCTCTCCCTTGCCCGTCCGTCCATCCCTTTGCTCGGCTACGTTCAAGCAACTCAAAG AGAAGGGGAGGTCTTCTCAGCTGATTGTGAAGGCATCTTCATCGGAGGAAAGTTCACTCGATGTCAATGAATTGTTCACAGACCTTAAGGAGAAG TGGGATGGCCTCgaaaacaagtctacagtacTACTTTATGGAGGTGGTGCAATTGTAGGCGTTTGGTTGGCCTCTATTGTTGTGAGTGCTGTTAATTCGGTGCCTTTG CTTCCAAAGATCATGGAGTTGGTAGGTCTTGGATATACTGGATGGTTTGTGTACCGTTACCTTCTTTTCAAG TCAAGTAGAAAAGAACTTGTAACAGACATCGAGGAGttgaagaagaaggtttctggAGCCGAATGA